The DNA window GTCAGGTCAGCTCGGGTAGCTCCTGGGGCAGGGGCCTGAGCGCGGGCCACCGGGCGAGCATGTTGGCGCGCATGCTCGCGGCGAGTCGTCCGAGCGTTGTCAGTTCCTCGCGGTCCGCACTCATCTCACCGAGGATTCCGAGGCGGTGCACCAGCCTCTCCCTGGCCGTCGCGGTACCCCACTCCCAGTCCTGCTTCGGCAGCCTGGCCAGGTGATCCACAGTGCCACGGTGGGCTCGCTGGACGAGCGCGTCACCTCGCAGCAGCCAGCCGGCGCAGGCGTCGGTGAGGTCGCCGAGAACGTCGGTGCCCGTGGCCTGGTGCCAGGCTGTTCGGTAGGCGGTCTCCGCCGCGTCGAGCAGGGCCTGGGTCGGGCTGGTGGAGCACCAGCATGTCGGAAAGCCGATGCGCAGGTACGCGACTTCGGCCAGTCCGTTACCGAGCGCGGCCTGTTCGAAGTCGATGAACCTGACACCACTGCTGGTGTGCAGGGCGTTGTCGGGGCAGGGATCGCCATGCAGGAGGGCATGGCCAGGTGTGCGGCTGAGTCGGTCGAGCACGTCGTCCAGCTCGGCCCGCACCCTGGAGGTCACGGCGACATCGAGCTGCTGAGCGAGCCCGAGGAAGCTTTGGACGTCGTCGTCGGTGGGGCCGGACCAGGCAGGTAGGACGGATGAGGATGTGTCGTCGGCGGTGGTAGCGGCATGCAGCCTCGCCAGGGCCGTCGCGTACGCGACGGCCCAGTCTGCGGGCGGTTCCTGCTGATCCACGTATTCGAGGACGAGCATCCGTTCGCGCGGATCCGCTCCGAGCAACCTGGGTGCGACCGGTGGATACACCCTCGCTGAAAGTCTCAGCGCGGCCACCTCGCGCGCATACCGGTCGTCCGCCTCCGCGCCGTCGACGAGCTGCTTGACCACGACCGACACACCGGCCAGCTCCGCCCGCCACACCCGTGACCGCGGGCTGCTGCTCACCCTCTTCGCCCGGCGCGGCCGCCCCAGTTCGGACCGCAGCTCCTCCCCGAACCGAAGTCTCGACCACATGGCTTCATCGTTTCATCCGGCGCTCGCCGGCGTTTCTGGGGTGACCTGGCAGGCTGGAGGCGTGCGCATCGACGTACTCGGCCCTCTGGCGGTCCGGGACGAGGAGGGCCGGCCGGTCGAGGTCGGCGGGACGAGGTTGCGCGCGCTGCTCGTACTGCTCGCGCTACAGCCCGGTCGGCTGGTCACGACCGAGGCGCTGATCGACGGGCTGTGGGGCGACGACCCGCCCGGTGGGGCGACGAACGCGCTGCAGTCGCTGGTCTCCCGGCTGCGGCGCGCCGGGATCCCGGTCGAGTCCAAGCCGGCCGGCTACCTGCTGCCGATCATGCCCGACGACGTCGACGCCTGCCGGTTCGAGGCGCTGGTCGCCGCCGGCAGGTACGACGACGCCGAGCGCGAGTGGCGCGGCGAAGCGCTCGCCGACGTGCTGGACGCCCCGTTCGCGACCGCTGTCGCGACGAGGCTCGAGGACCGCAGGCTCGACGTCGCCGAGCACCGCGCGCTCGACCTCGGCGAGCTGGAACGCCTGGCCGCCAAGCACCCGCTGCGGGAGACGCTGCACGCCAAGCTCGTCAAAGCGCTCTCCGCGGCCGGGCGGCAGGCGGACGCGTTGGCCGCGTACGAACGGATCCGCAGAGCGCTCGCCGACGAGCTCGGCGTCGACCCGTCGCCGGCGCTCGCCGCCGTTCACCTCGCCGTCCTGCGGCACGACCCGTCCGTCGCGCCGCCAACACCAGCACTGACCCGCACCAACCTCAGAGCCTCGCTCACCAGCTTCGTCGGACGCGAGACCGAGCTCGAACGCGTCGGCGCGCTGCTCGACGAGACCAGGCTGGTGACCGTGTTCGGCCCCGGCGGCGCGGGCAAGACTCGCTTCGCGACCGAGCTCGCGGGAAGGCGGCAGGCGGACTCACCCGACGGCAGCTGGCTGGTCGAGCTCGCCCCGGTCACCAACGAGGACGACCTGCTGCAAGCTGTGCTCTCGGCGATGGGCATCCGCGAGGCCGTGCTGTTGGAGTCGTCGACGCTCGAACCCCGCCCGCTCAAGGCGCGGGCCGAGGTCGCGCGGCTGGTCGACGCGTTCGCGACCAAGCGGGCGCTGCTGATCCTCGACAACTGCGAACACCTGGTCACCGCGGCCGCGAGGCTGGCCGAGACGTTGCTCGCGTCCTGTCCCCAGCTGCGCATCCTGGCGACGAGCCGCGAGCCGCTGACGATCCTCGGCGAGAACGTCTACCCACTCCCGCCGTTGTCCTGGCCCACCACGTCATCCGATCCCACGGAGGCGCTCGGGCACTCCGCGGTACGGCTGTTCGTCGATCGCGCGGTCGCCGTACGGCCAGACTTCGCACTCGACGAGGCGAATCTCAAAGCTGTACTGGAGATCTGCGCAAGGCTGGACGGGATGCCGCTCGCGATCGAGCTGGCGGCAGCCCGGCTGCGTTCGCTCGCTCCGGCTCAGATCGCTGCCAGGCTTGACGATCGGTTCCGACTGTTGACCGGCGGAAGTCGTACCGCCCTGCCGCGACACCAGACGCTGCGCGCTGTCGTCGAGTGGAGCTGGGACCTGCTGGACGAGCCTGAGCGCGTCCTCGCCCGCCGGCTCTCGGTGTTCCCGGCCGGCGCGACGCTGGAGTCGGCCGAGCTGGTCTGCGCAGCGCCCGACCAGGACGTGCTGCCGATCCTCGCCGCCCTTGTGGACAAGGCGATTCTGGTCGGCACGACCGACACCGGCAGCGAGGAGATGCGCTACCGGATGCTCGAGACGATCCGTGCGTACGGCGCCGAACAGCTCGCCGAGGCGGGTGAGCTCGCCGACGTAAGGGGCCGCCACGCGGTGTACTTCGGCGACCTCATCGAGACCGCCGACGCCCACCTGCGCACGCGCGAGCAGCTGACCTGGCTGGCCCGGGTGAGACGCGACTACGGCAACGTCGTCGCCGCACTGCGCTGGGCATTGGACACCGAGGACGGGGACCTGGCCGTCAGGTTCGGCGCGTCGATGATGTGGTTCTGGTTCATCGAGGGAAACCGGGCCGAGAGCATGGCGCTCATCGACGAGATCGTGACGCTGCCGGTGACGTCGCATCCCGAGGCCAGGGCGTCGGTGCTGGCGTTCCACGGCATGATGATGCTCAGCGCCGACCGCTTCGAGGAAGGCCGCGCGATCATCGGCAAGGCGATCGCGGACAGCCGTGCGCTCGACATGACCCAGTATCCGTTGATGCTGTTCCTCGAGGGCATCGTCTCGGTCTTCGACCGCGACCGCAACAAGGCGCGGGACACGCTGACCGGCCTCGTCGACCGGTACGGCGGCTGGGAACGCGCGCTGGCGTTGACGTTTCTGGGATTCGTGGAGGGCAACGAGGGCAACCCCGACCTGTCGGCCGCGTATCTTCGCCGCGGGTTCGAGGCGTTCGCCGAGGTCGGCGACCGCTGGGGCATGGCCGCCGTGCGGCGCGCCGAGGCCGGTGACCTGTCGGCGGTCGGCGACCACGAGGGCGCGATCGCCGCGTACGACGAGGCCCTGCAACTGGTGCACGACCTCAACTCGGTCGACGACGTCGCGCACATGATGTCGGAGATGGGGCTGGAACGCGCGCGCATGGGCGACCTGGCCAGGGGTCGCGCCGAGCTGGAGGAGGCGCTGCGGTTCGCCGAGGAGTTCGGCCAGTCCGAGGCGCGGCACGTGGCACTGTGCGGGCTCGCGGAAGTCGAGATGAAGTCGAACGACATCCCGCGCGCTCGCGCCTTGCTGCACAGGGCATTCAGCGAGCTGCACCAGAGCGAGCGGCAGTCCGCGGGTCCGCCGCAGGCGAAGGCGCTGGTGCTCGTCGGGCTGGCGACGGCGGACGTGCTCGAACGCGATGCGCCGATGGCCGCGCAGCGGGCGCGGGAGGCCCTCCAGCACGGCATGGTCGCGTTCGACATGCCGGTAGTGTCGATCGCCGCGCGGATCGATGCCGCCGTCGCACTGCTGGAGGGATCGCCGGAACGAGCGGCCACCTTGCTCGGGCTCGCGGAGGCCGTACGCGGTGGGCCGCTGGTCGACGACAACGTGCTCCAGACCGCCGCCCGGGCCCGCGAGGCGTTGGGCGACGAAGCGTACGAGCGCGCGTTCGCGACCGGCCGGAGCCAGTCGCGAGACGACGCGCTCGCCAGCATTCTCCCTACGGAGTGAGGACGTCTCGCAGTTTCGCGGCGAACTCCACCGGGTGGCCGAGGTAGCCGGTGTGGTCGCCGGGGAACTCGACGTACCTGGTGCCGAGCAGCTCGGCGACCGCGACGCCCGCCTTGTACGGGTAGGTGTCCCTGCTGTCCGCACCTCCGCAGAGGACGACGTTCGCGCCGTTCGTCCGCAGCGAGGCGATGTCGGGCACGAACCTGACGAAGTTGCGCACCTCGTGAGCGAGGAAGA is part of the Tenggerimyces flavus genome and encodes:
- a CDS encoding aminoglycoside phosphotransferase family protein → MWSRLRFGEELRSELGRPRRAKRVSSSPRSRVWRAELAGVSVVVKQLVDGAEADDRYAREVAALRLSARVYPPVAPRLLGADPRERMLVLEYVDQQEPPADWAVAYATALARLHAATTADDTSSSVLPAWSGPTDDDVQSFLGLAQQLDVAVTSRVRAELDDVLDRLSRTPGHALLHGDPCPDNALHTSSGVRFIDFEQAALGNGLAEVAYLRIGFPTCWCSTSPTQALLDAAETAYRTAWHQATGTDVLGDLTDACAGWLLRGDALVQRAHRGTVDHLARLPKQDWEWGTATARERLVHRLGILGEMSADREELTTLGRLAASMRANMLARWPALRPLPQELPELT
- a CDS encoding BTAD domain-containing putative transcriptional regulator; translated protein: MRIDVLGPLAVRDEEGRPVEVGGTRLRALLVLLALQPGRLVTTEALIDGLWGDDPPGGATNALQSLVSRLRRAGIPVESKPAGYLLPIMPDDVDACRFEALVAAGRYDDAEREWRGEALADVLDAPFATAVATRLEDRRLDVAEHRALDLGELERLAAKHPLRETLHAKLVKALSAAGRQADALAAYERIRRALADELGVDPSPALAAVHLAVLRHDPSVAPPTPALTRTNLRASLTSFVGRETELERVGALLDETRLVTVFGPGGAGKTRFATELAGRRQADSPDGSWLVELAPVTNEDDLLQAVLSAMGIREAVLLESSTLEPRPLKARAEVARLVDAFATKRALLILDNCEHLVTAAARLAETLLASCPQLRILATSREPLTILGENVYPLPPLSWPTTSSDPTEALGHSAVRLFVDRAVAVRPDFALDEANLKAVLEICARLDGMPLAIELAAARLRSLAPAQIAARLDDRFRLLTGGSRTALPRHQTLRAVVEWSWDLLDEPERVLARRLSVFPAGATLESAELVCAAPDQDVLPILAALVDKAILVGTTDTGSEEMRYRMLETIRAYGAEQLAEAGELADVRGRHAVYFGDLIETADAHLRTREQLTWLARVRRDYGNVVAALRWALDTEDGDLAVRFGASMMWFWFIEGNRAESMALIDEIVTLPVTSHPEARASVLAFHGMMMLSADRFEEGRAIIGKAIADSRALDMTQYPLMLFLEGIVSVFDRDRNKARDTLTGLVDRYGGWERALALTFLGFVEGNEGNPDLSAAYLRRGFEAFAEVGDRWGMAAVRRAEAGDLSAVGDHEGAIAAYDEALQLVHDLNSVDDVAHMMSEMGLERARMGDLARGRAELEEALRFAEEFGQSEARHVALCGLAEVEMKSNDIPRARALLHRAFSELHQSERQSAGPPQAKALVLVGLATADVLERDAPMAAQRAREALQHGMVAFDMPVVSIAARIDAAVALLEGSPERAATLLGLAEAVRGGPLVDDNVLQTAARAREALGDEAYERAFATGRSQSRDDALASILPTE